CTGCCGCTCAGGAAGTCAATCCCCAGATCTTTTACGTTGAGCGGAATTTTACCCAGACTTTGAACGGTATCGGAATGAAGGGGTACTCCGTGCTCTTCACAAACTTCGGCAATTTCTTTCAGCGGGTTGATGGTACCGATTTCATTATTCACGTGCATTATCGTAACCAGTGCCGTGTTTTCGGTAATGGATTCTTTAACTGCCTCAGCCGTGATGGTACCACAATCTCTGGATGGGGCAAAAACGGGTTTAACTCCCTGCATCTTGGCAAGCTCTACCGTGTGCAGAACGGCATGATGTTCCAGTTCGGAAGTGATTACTTCTTTCTTATCTCCGGAAACAGCCAGCACACCTTTAATAACGGCATTATCGCTTTCGGTGCCGCCACTGGTAAAGATGATCTCTGAAGGTTCAGCACCAATTAAAGCTGCCACTTTTTCCCGGGCGTCTTCCACTACCACCTTCGATTTCTGCCCCAGGTGATGAGGGGAATTGGCGTTTCCGTAATTTTCTTTCAGGTAAGGAAGCATGGCTTCCAGCACGCGATCATCTAAGGGTGTAGTGGCCGCATGATCTAAGTAAACCGTTCGCATTCAGTGAATAAGGTTTGGATTATTTTTTGCCCTGAGAAAATATCCATTATTTGATTGAAAAGCAGGGATAAAAGCGCTTTCGGGATTAGGATCAGAAACCGGGCGTACCCGCCTCGCCCTGATTTGAGCAGGGCTCAAATGTTCCCTCTCGGGGAGAGGGATGTTCTTTGGGAAATAGAGGTGTGAGTTCACTCAAATATTTGTATAACTCAAACACCTGTGTCCCTCCGGGGAGGGACAGATCATAGTCGCAGACTATGATCAGGGCGGAGGTCCGGACTCTGCCCCGTCCTCTAATTCCAAAATCACTTTATCTATAGCCATAAGCACCGCATCCATATTGGTAAGCACATCTTTGTTTCGGAACCTGATCACCCTGAACCCGGCTTCTTCTAAATGTCGCTGCCTTCGTTGGTCGTATTCAAAAGCTTTCGGGCTGTCATGGCTTGAACCATCCACTTCAATGATCAATTTCAGCTTTTTGCACATGAAATCAGCGATGTAATTCAAAACAGGTCGTTGCCGGTTGAACGTGTATCCCATGCGCTGCTTTTTCCGAAGCCCGTATTTCCAAAGGCAAACCTCTGCTTTGGTCATGTTTTTCCGTAAAGAACGGGCATTGGGTCTAAGGTCTTTGTTATAGTAGTTAAAAGCGGAGTTTCTTGACATATTTGCACCCTCTTTTTTGGGAAAGTAGTGTTCTTTGGGGTTTTATGCTACGGGGTGGGGTTGTACCCGCCTCGCCCTGATTTGAGCGGGGCTCAAATGTTCCCTCTCGGGGAGAGGGATATTCTTTGGGGTGGTGGTGTATGGGTTTGTTCATAGATTTTGTAATGCACAAATACCTGTGTCCCTCCGGGGAGGGACAGATAAAAGTCGAAGACTTATTATCAGGGCGGTGATTACCGCTTCATTTCGTGGAGAGATCTTGGTACCTTCATCACCGAATTACCAAACAATTTATTTACTCAAGCCATGGCGAAACTCACACTCAACGATATTGATGTAAAAGGGAAAAAAGTGCTGATGCGCG
The nucleotide sequence above comes from Gracilimonas sp.. Encoded proteins:
- a CDS encoding cysteine desulfurase family protein gives rise to the protein MRTVYLDHAATTPLDDRVLEAMLPYLKENYGNANSPHHLGQKSKVVVEDAREKVAALIGAEPSEIIFTSGGTESDNAVIKGVLAVSGDKKEVITSELEHHAVLHTVELAKMQGVKPVFAPSRDCGTITAEAVKESITENTALVTIMHVNNEIGTINPLKEIAEVCEEHGVPLHSDTVQSLGKIPLNVKDLGIDFLSGSAHKIYGPKGTGIMYVKNGSKWIPWVHGGSQERRRRGGTLNVPGIVGFAKALELAVEEMDEHQKHFKKLRSLLLKEMDNNLDFNYNVNGPQDNGVPHIVNLSFSDEQGKYIDGEMLLLNLDIEGICVSNGSACTSGAVEPSHVLNGIGMEDGLAKSSIRVSFGKQNTEEDVRYFVEKLDTVLKRMFTVA
- a CDS encoding endonuclease domain-containing protein, whose amino-acid sequence is MSRNSAFNYYNKDLRPNARSLRKNMTKAEVCLWKYGLRKKQRMGYTFNRQRPVLNYIADFMCKKLKLIIEVDGSSHDSPKAFEYDQRRQRHLEEAGFRVIRFRNKDVLTNMDAVLMAIDKVILELEDGAESGPPP